The Leptospira ryugenii genome includes the window TCGATAGACGATGATGCGGATGAACCCAAATCTGAATGAATGATTCGTTCTACCTGGTCCACAGCTTTCTCTAAAACATCATTGACTACAATATAATCGAAATGCTTTGCCTCTTCCAATTCTTTGAGGCCATTTTCAATCCTAGTCTCAATGCTCTTTTTGGGGTCACTTCCTCGTTTGATGAGTCGCTCAATCCATATCTCTTGGCTCGGGGGTTGGATGAAAATTGTGACGGATTGAGGGCGCAACTCCTTCACTGACTTTGCTCCTTGGACATCTAAATCGAGTAATACGATGAGTTGTCTTTCCAGAGCGTCTAAGATCGGAGTCTTTGGAGTTCCATAATAATTTCCATGGACAAGAGCCCATTCATAAAACTCTCCCCTATCAATCTGCTTTTGGAACTCCTCTCGGCTAAGGAAGTGATAGGACTTTCCAGGCACATCTCCTGGACGAATGTCGCGAGTGGTGCAGGAAATCGAAAAAAAGAAACTCGGATATTTTTTTAGAAGTCTGTCAATGATGGTAGATTTACCGCCACCTGCGACAGAGGAAATGATGTACAAATTTGGAATCGGAGACTTAGTCATCGAAATCTTCTTCTTCTACATCGATACTATTATCAGAACCTTCGATACGTCGAGTTAAACTTTCTGGCCGGAGCGCTGAAAGAACTACATGACCAGTATGCAAAACGAGAAGGGAGCGTGTTTTTCTACCTTGTGTAGCATCTATCAATCGATTGCTATCCTTTGCTTCCGATCTCAACCTTTTTGCCCCTGCGGACTCTGATTGCAAGATTACCAATATCCTGTCTTGGAAAACTACATTTGAAAAGCCAACATTCAAGATAGGAAATGATGACATTGTTGGTCATACTCTCCTTGATCTATCTAACCGAATCGTTTTTATCAATTTGATTTCGTGTATTCCAATATTCATAAATTCTGAAATTTGTTCATCAGAATATCCTTTCTTTATGAGAAAAATTACTTTATCAATCTTTGTGGCACTCTCAGGCAAATCTTTCAACACCGCTTGCAGGGACAATTGGATATTGTCCTCCATTTGGTTTTGATATATTGCAAAGGCTGGATCAGCCGCCGCGGACAAGGAGGTTAAAAATTCTCTTCGAATATTTCCTTCTGTTGTTTCATCTCTGATAATTATGGACTTACTCTTCTCTTCCGAAAATGGATCTCCAGTAACAGTAAAATCCATCTTAGGTCTAAATTGGGGAACATTTACGTTTTGTACTGCTTCCAAAGATGGCTGAAGGTCTGATTCCATTCCCATCATTCCTTTTACAACTTTCCCAAGTTTAGAGAATGCTTGGGTGACTGCTCCATCTGTTGTTTGTTTTTCCAAATCTTGTAATATTTGTTGGTTGGATTGGTATACTGAGGCAATTCCATTTCTTTGCTCTTTGATCAAAACCTCGGGGATTGGTTCTTCTTCTTTTTTACTTTCTTTCATCTCTTGGTCCATAGATAATCCCATCTCTAAATAAGGTGGTACTTCATCTATCGACTGTTTGCTGAATGATGTTTGTGGATTGTTAATTCCATTTTGTAGATTTTGGCCCATGGATTCTACTTTCTCTAACATAGCTCTGAGAGCAGCGAGACGCGATTCAATGATGCCAACCGTGCGATCCAATTCGCGAATCGTCTCCGACGTTGCCAAATCAATGGCTCGATTCAACTTTTGGTCATAGTATTCGGATACAGCTTTTTGCACTTTGGCAGAGATGAAGACATAGGTAACACCTAAGCAAAGTAAGTTGATCAAAACAAGAGAAAATAACTCCATCGATTTTTCTCCAAAGGAACATTTCCAACAACATCCCTGAAGAAGTGATTATATCAAACGCTTGAATCGAAAAAATTCCCTAAACGTTTCGCGGTGTTGGCGTAAACCTTGCCGCTCCTAGAATACGAGATCAGCTCTTCCTTCTCTTCTTTTTTTTTCTGAGGACCTGACTCCATATTAGACTTGGATTCCGGAACAGTTTGTGAGCGAAGTTGGCTACCAATGGCAGCCTTCTGCAATTCTACGACCTGGTTTTGGTGTGTGAAAGGAGACTCACTTTGAGCCCGCCTTGCAAAGTCATAGTGCTGTGTGTTGCCTACAAAGGTTTCGTTCAAAATCATAGGAAATCCTACTCTTTCTTAGGTCTAGCACGGCCTCGTTTTTTTCTCCAGTCATTTTTATCTTCATCTGGATCTTCATAATTTGTGCTTCTGACCTGACCCTCTTCCTCAAAGAAAGTTTTGGACTTAGTTTCATGACGGAGTTTGAAATCTGCATTTCGGATCCGAACGGAGACGCCAGGAAAGATGGTCTTTTCCACGTAGACTCTTCCATTGGCAGCCTGTTCATCCATGTAGGAAGTGAGGGTTTGGATCTCTCGGTCGTATTCTGCGATTCTCTTTTCCAGCTTTTTGGTGGCAGCTTCGTACTTTTGTAAGGATTCCTGGTTTTCCTGCGAAAATGTGGCTGGGTCAGATTCTTTTCTAGCCTTCAGTGTACGGAGTGTTTTGGTCAGGGTATCCAACTTGCCTTGGTTTTCTGCTTTTTTTGCTTCGTATTCACCAATTTGCTTTAGAATCTTTGGATTTACGCCTACGATCAAATCTGTTTGTGGGTTGGCCTGAGAGCCTATGATCTTTGCCGAGATCAATTGGCCAGCCTGTATGGTTCCACCTACGATTTGGCCACGTTTGCCTTTGCAACTGATCTTACCACCAGCCATTAAATGGGAATGCAGAATCCCTTCTTGGACTACGATATCCTTTTCTGTGATCACCGTGGCGTTTTGGATAAACTTTGCAACGATGTTCCCACCTGTCGACTCTACTCGTGCTTCTTCTCGCCCAGTGATCCCCTGCCGCACGATGATATCCCCATCGGCTTCGACAATTGCCTTTTGGATGGTGCCATAGATTTCAATGTTTCCAGCTGCCTTGACAGAGTAGTTATCTTCCACATTTCCTGTGATCACGATAGAGCCAAGGAATGTGACATTTCCAGTGCGGACCCCAACGTCACCATTGATTCGGTAGACTGTCTCTACCGACAACCTTCCACTTAAATAGAGAACTTGACCGTTGACCTCAGCGGTTAGCCTCATTTTGTCTTCAGAAAGGATGGTTCCCTTTCCTTGTTTGAGTTCTACGTCATTGCCATCTTTTGCAGGCAGGACCATTCCAAAGAGGTTTCTACCTAGTTTGGCTTTTTCCGCAGGGATTTTTTCAGCTAATACCTGTCCTACGACAACGTTTTCAATCATATCCAAGTCTTTGTAATCGACTCTACCTGATTGGTCTTCTTTAAAGTTAATCTTCTTTTCTGTACGAACAAAGTATTTAATCTCCGCATTCTTTCCGTTTTGCGGATAATCACCCTCAGCACCAATGAATGGTGAATTGTATTTCTCTTCGTCGAGGGCTTTTTTGATGTCTTCTTCTTTGAGTCCATAAGAAACACCCATATTCTTGAGAGCAACGGTGACATCATTCACTTCTAAATCTCTTCCACCAGGTCTTGCTGGGAATATGGTTACAAATGCCTTCATTTTATCGGAATCAATATCGACGTGGCAGCTGGAATCGTTTCCTTGTTTTGGCTTTTGGTTCGAGACAAGAAGTGGTTCAGCCTTCTGCTCTTTTAGAGCCTTGGATAATAAAGAAGGATCAACACCACCTACTCCCCGAAAGGCGAGGCGTTTGGTGATGTCTGCCATAGAGACAGGCAAACCTTCACCTTGTGGAGGATGAACTGTTAAAAATACGCCGCTACGATAGATTTTGACAGTGACTCTTCCGTCCTTATTTTTTGGTATAACGAGTTCTTTGAGTTCTTTGGAAATTAATTTCCCACTTCCACCAGTTAACTTTTCGTCTAGTGCAGACAGTTCTTCTAGGATTAGATCCTCTGGGACCAAGGAGGCGCGGATGTGAAATGGTTCAGAGAAAAAAAGTCGTTTCTTCCCTCGTTTCAGGACACGGTAGTCTATTTCATGAACTTTTTTGCCAAAATGGGCAGCAGCGAGGCTTAGACACTCCTCTATCGAATCTGCGATAACTTCTACTTCTTCGTTTTCCTTTCTTTCGAACTCACTCAGTTCCTCTCGAAGAAAGCCAGTTAAAGACATAGCGGTTTACCTTTTTTGGATGGCTGACTTAACCTTGGATAGTTTGCTTCTTAGGCGAGCCACTGCTTTTGTATGAAGTTGAGAGATCCGAGATTCGGTCACTTCTAAGACTTCTCCAATCTCTTTGAGTGTGAGGTCTTCATAATAGTATAATACAATGACTTTCTTTTCTTTTTCAGGAAGGGATTTGATTGCATCCACAATTACGTTTTTGATTTCTTCTTTCTCGATGATATTGTCAGGATTCATATTCATCGGAGACTCAAGAGTTTCCATAAAAGAAACTTCATCGTTCTCATCGCCTAAGAACCATATATCATTTAGAGAAACTAGGGAAGTACCAGATAATTTTGAGAGTAAGGAATTGTATTCTTCCATACTCACACCGAGTTCTTTCGCTATCTCTTCGTCCTCGACCTTCTTTCCCTCTTTGTTTTCCAACATCGCAATGATGCCTTCCAACTGTTTTGCCTTTTGTCGAATTGATCTTGGAATCCAATCCACTGATCTCAACTCATCAAACACAGACCCTCGGATACGAGTCATGGCATAGGTTTTGAATTTTATCTCTCGAGAAGGGTCAAATTTTTCAATAGCATCTAACAAACCGAAGACACCATAACTGACGAGGTCTTCGAACTCCACATTTTGGGGCATACCAATCGCGATGCGACCAGCGACATGTTTCACCAGGGGAGAGTATTTTTCAACGAGGTAACTGCGGATTTCCGGATTCTTCGAGGCTCTGTATTGTTTCCAGAGATCGGTCTCATCGAATTGATTGTATTTATCTAGCAATCTTGACATAGCTGACCGGGCACCCCGAATCTCTTACTTTATAGTAAAAATCGTAATAAAATAAAAATTACAAGAGCATTTTTTTCCTTATGTCGTTAAAAGCGATAAAATTTGATCACTCCTGTGGATCATCCTTAGCAAGCATCGTGCGGATGGCCTCTGCCATCAACTTTGGCTCGTTTTTAATCGCAATTTTGTCTATGACGATGTGGTCTCCAAACTTCCCAGATTTGGCTCTAGCAAGGCTCGGGTCCATTTCTGGCGGTGCGACCGAGGCCACTCCATAGTCGTCTATTCCCGAGGGTTCGGAAGCAAAGCCACTGGTTTCCCCTTCTTCGAAGCCCGATTCTTCGGAGCCTCCGCCGAGTCCCGCCAGCGAAAAGGTACTCACAAATTCTAAAAATTCTGGTACTCGTGATTCTAGAACATAATAGATACCAAAGCCGAGCCCACCAAAAGCGATACTGGAGAGAAGAGTCACGAAACTAATGTATGTAAATCGATTGCCCACTAAAAACCCGCAGGTGGAACTGATGAGACATCCCAAAACCGCAAAGAATAGTACGAAACCGATTTGCACTCTTTATTCCTCTTCGCTATTTTGTTTATCGAATTCCTTTTCTTTGAAGTCCACAAAGCTAAAGAACTTCTTAAAGAATCCTGTAAGACCTTCTTCATCATCAAAACTACCTTCTGTTTGCAGTAAGTTGTGAGTGATGCGTGTTAGGCAGGCGGCAGCCTTTGATCTTGGTGAGTTGAGAAAGAATGGCTTTTGTTCTCTGATGGATTTTTCAACTTCTTCGTCTTGGAAGATAAATCCGAGATTCTCCACCTGTACTTCCAAAAATTGACCAGAGATGTCGATGACTCGGTCTGCAACTTTTTTACCTTCAATCGCAGATCGTACTCGGTTCACAATGATCTTTAAATTTTTGTCTTTGGATTGCGAGACAATGGATTTAATGAGTCCATACGAATCTGTTATGGAAGTAGGCTCAGGTGTTGTGACTACAACCACTTCATCAGCTGGCATCACCAAACCAATGACATTGGATGAAATCCCGGCTCCCGTATCAATGATCATCACATCATAACGATCCAAATCCGAAAAACCTTTGATAAGGTTTGTTCTTTGGGTTTCATTCAGGTTGGCAAGTTGGGAATAGCCAGAGGCACCGGCAATGATATCCACGCCTTCAGGAGTGGAAATGATGATATCTTTTAATGATTTATGGCCTTTGACCACATGGTAGAGGTTGTATTTGGGAATGATACCCAAAAGCACGTTCACATTGGCTAGACCTAAGTCTCCATCAAAGATGAGGACCTTTAGGCCTGTCTTTGCGATGGCAATCGCCAGGTTGACTGAGACAGTGCTCTTTCCGACTCCCCCCTTACCGGACGCAATGGCAATGATTTTGGTTTTCTTTGCCGCACTGGGTGCCTGCACCAACTTAAGGGCAGGATTTGGGTCTGTGAGTTTTCGTAAATTAGCCGCTTGGTCCATTGCTCTGAAATTCCCCTACTCGCCTCGAGGAGGGATCCGCAGAGCTATCAGAAAGCCTTTTCGAAGACCTCGCCCGCAATCCCTCTTAATTTTTCTGGGTAAATAACACATTCTGCAAGGACTTTTTTAGATGCGTTGAGGATATCAAATGGGACATCCTGTCCTACGCTTAAGAATGCAAATTCCCTATGCCTAGTATCGGCAATTTCAACTACAGAACCTAAAAAATCTGCTTCATCTAGCTTGGTTACTAAAATTCTTTTATAAGAGAGAGGTTCATAGGCAGAGGCTACCGATTGTAAATTGGATACGGAAACGGTAGCACTTAAGACAAGAATGGATTCCAAATGGTCCTTCTCACCAAAAGCTTGGTAGAAGTCCTTAAGCTTTAGGATATTCTCCTGATTTTTATGAGAGTATCCAGCGGTATCAACCAGGATCAATTCAGAACCATCTCGGTTTACCGTTTCTTTTAACTTACGTATGTCTTTGGCTGCATAAAAGGGGAGTCCCATTGCATCGGCATAGAATTTCAACTGGTCAATCGCCGCAATACGGTAGTTATCTGTTGTGTACAAAGAAACTTTTTTCCCCATATGCAAAGAATACTTGGCTGCAAGTTTTGCAATCGATGTGGTTTTGCCCGCTCCTGTTGGTCCTACAAAAAAAACAACCTTACGTTTGCCTCTTGGTGTGCCGCTAAAGAGATCAAAGTCGGTTTGGATGCGGTCTTGTAAGAGGTCGACTGCCTTCTCGCAAACAGTGCTAAATTTGGAGAGATCAATCGCAGAGAGGTGGCCTTCTAAAGAGCGAATGAACTCATCCGCATAGCCTCGGCTCATCCCTTGTTTTTCTAGTAGCTCATTCAACTTTTCGAGATTTAAGGCAAGTTTATTGGTTTGCGTTTCTCGTTCTGGGAAAGAGATGGGCGATCGATCGGAACTCTCGGGAGCCTCTGCAAGGGATAAGCCCAATTGAGGCAAATCCTCTTCGTAAAAAGACTCTTGGCCTTGGGTCGGATTGGGAGAAGAGTAACGACGCCTTCTTTCTGAGTAGGGCCTAACCGCCTCTAAAGGTTTACCAAAGCGTCTGTCTGATTGGCCGACCAATTCGGGTTCAGGTTTTTGTTTCTGTTTGATCAACTCCTTTAGGTCTTTGAGTTTCTTTTCGATCCGATCTTTGGAATTTTGTGTCTCAGGGATGCCCACATCGATTTCATACATACGGCTTGCGAGCAGACCTGTCCCAAAGAGACCCCCTTCCGTGATCACTCTGTGCTCATAGATATAGGCTTGGGGCCCATATTTCATCTTCATCTGCATAATGCAATCCTGTAGGTCTTTGCCTCGGATCTTCACAAAATCCATTTTCTTCGCCCTCTTCTCTAGAAAGAAAATGATCCTTGCCCTGATTTTGGAAAGCTTTTTTTATGTGACATAATCATGGAAGACTCTGCCTTTCGATCGGAAGCCTTTGGCGATATCTACTTCATGCCAAAAGAGGGAGAGGCAGAGTCAAGGTATGTCTTTTGGGAAGGAAATCAGTTAACACATCGACTCATTCAGCCAGAGAAGGAAACATTTCAAATAGCAGAACTTGGTTTTGGGACAGGATTGAATTACTTCCTTACACGTGCCTTGTGGAGAGAAATCCCAAATCCACCTAATATCCATTATGTTAGTATAGAAAAATTCCCTATCCCTATCGGAATGGTCAACAGAATGCAATTGGAGATACAATCTGTACCCACTTGGGAGGAGGAATTGATTAAGGTTTACCTTCCCTATCTGGGAAAGCCATCCCAAAAAGAGATTCAACTTTTAAGCTACCAAACCGATCACCCTAGTTCCCATCATAGATTCACTTTGAGTTTGTATTTGGGTGATGTAATTTCGGCATTAGCACAAGTCGGAGGACCAATTGATGCCTTTTATCTGGATGGCTTTGCGCCGAGCAAAAATCCCGAGATGTGGTCTCCGTCTGTATTTTCTGAATTGAAAAGGCTATCCTTGGCTGGAACTACTTTTTCCACTTTCACTGCGGCTGGATTTGTCAAAAGAGGTTTAGAAAAAGAAGGATTTTTTGTGAGAAAACAAAAAGGCTTTGGACGAAAAAGAGAGATGTTAGTTGGGACATTTCATGGATGAGAAAAATTTTGAAGCCTTAGTGATAGGCGGAGGGATTGCGGGCATTGCGGTTGCTTATGCCTTTGCAAAAAGAAAACAAAAGGTTTTATTGGTAGAGCGAAACAGCTATTTGGCGAGCGAAGCGAGTGGCAATCCCAGTGGAATGGTCTATCCCTTTCTTACCAAAAAGGAAAGCATAGATTCGATT containing:
- the gmk gene encoding guanylate kinase, which produces MTKSPIPNLYIISSVAGGGKSTIIDRLLKKYPSFFFSISCTTRDIRPGDVPGKSYHFLSREEFQKQIDRGEFYEWALVHGNYYGTPKTPILDALERQLIVLLDLDVQGAKSVKELRPQSVTIFIQPPSQEIWIERLIKRGSDPKKSIETRIENGLKELEEAKHFDYIVVNDVLEKAVDQVERIIHSDLGSSASSSIDLP
- a CDS encoding extracellular matrix/biofilm biosynthesis regulator RemA family protein produces the protein MSSFPILNVGFSNVVFQDRILVILQSESAGAKRLRSEAKDSNRLIDATQGRKTRSLLVLHTGHVVLSALRPESLTRRIEGSDNSIDVEEEDFDD
- a CDS encoding FapA family protein, with product MSLTGFLREELSEFERKENEEVEVIADSIEECLSLAAAHFGKKVHEIDYRVLKRGKKRLFFSEPFHIRASLVPEDLILEELSALDEKLTGGSGKLISKELKELVIPKNKDGRVTVKIYRSGVFLTVHPPQGEGLPVSMADITKRLAFRGVGGVDPSLLSKALKEQKAEPLLVSNQKPKQGNDSSCHVDIDSDKMKAFVTIFPARPGGRDLEVNDVTVALKNMGVSYGLKEEDIKKALDEEKYNSPFIGAEGDYPQNGKNAEIKYFVRTEKKINFKEDQSGRVDYKDLDMIENVVVGQVLAEKIPAEKAKLGRNLFGMVLPAKDGNDVELKQGKGTILSEDKMRLTAEVNGQVLYLSGRLSVETVYRINGDVGVRTGNVTFLGSIVITGNVEDNYSVKAAGNIEIYGTIQKAIVEADGDIIVRQGITGREEARVESTGGNIVAKFIQNATVITEKDIVVQEGILHSHLMAGGKISCKGKRGQIVGGTIQAGQLISAKIIGSQANPQTDLIVGVNPKILKQIGEYEAKKAENQGKLDTLTKTLRTLKARKESDPATFSQENQESLQKYEAATKKLEKRIAEYDREIQTLTSYMDEQAANGRVYVEKTIFPGVSVRIRNADFKLRHETKSKTFFEEEGQVRSTNYEDPDEDKNDWRKKRGRARPKKE
- the whiG gene encoding RNA polymerase sigma factor WhiG, with the protein product MSRLLDKYNQFDETDLWKQYRASKNPEIRSYLVEKYSPLVKHVAGRIAIGMPQNVEFEDLVSYGVFGLLDAIEKFDPSREIKFKTYAMTRIRGSVFDELRSVDWIPRSIRQKAKQLEGIIAMLENKEGKKVEDEEIAKELGVSMEEYNSLLSKLSGTSLVSLNDIWFLGDENDEVSFMETLESPMNMNPDNIIEKEEIKNVIVDAIKSLPEKEKKVIVLYYYEDLTLKEIGEVLEVTESRISQLHTKAVARLRSKLSKVKSAIQKR
- a CDS encoding MinD/ParA family protein; protein product: MDQAANLRKLTDPNPALKLVQAPSAAKKTKIIAIASGKGGVGKSTVSVNLAIAIAKTGLKVLIFDGDLGLANVNVLLGIIPKYNLYHVVKGHKSLKDIIISTPEGVDIIAGASGYSQLANLNETQRTNLIKGFSDLDRYDVMIIDTGAGISSNVIGLVMPADEVVVVTTPEPTSITDSYGLIKSIVSQSKDKNLKIIVNRVRSAIEGKKVADRVIDISGQFLEVQVENLGFIFQDEEVEKSIREQKPFFLNSPRSKAAACLTRITHNLLQTEGSFDDEEGLTGFFKKFFSFVDFKEKEFDKQNSEEE
- the flhF gene encoding flagellar biosynthesis protein FlhF, with the protein product MDFVKIRGKDLQDCIMQMKMKYGPQAYIYEHRVITEGGLFGTGLLASRMYEIDVGIPETQNSKDRIEKKLKDLKELIKQKQKPEPELVGQSDRRFGKPLEAVRPYSERRRRYSSPNPTQGQESFYEEDLPQLGLSLAEAPESSDRSPISFPERETQTNKLALNLEKLNELLEKQGMSRGYADEFIRSLEGHLSAIDLSKFSTVCEKAVDLLQDRIQTDFDLFSGTPRGKRKVVFFVGPTGAGKTTSIAKLAAKYSLHMGKKVSLYTTDNYRIAAIDQLKFYADAMGLPFYAAKDIRKLKETVNRDGSELILVDTAGYSHKNQENILKLKDFYQAFGEKDHLESILVLSATVSVSNLQSVASAYEPLSYKRILVTKLDEADFLGSVVEIADTRHREFAFLSVGQDVPFDILNASKKVLAECVIYPEKLRGIAGEVFEKAF
- the mnmD gene encoding tRNA (5-methylaminomethyl-2-thiouridine)(34)-methyltransferase MnmD produces the protein MEDSAFRSEAFGDIYFMPKEGEAESRYVFWEGNQLTHRLIQPEKETFQIAELGFGTGLNYFLTRALWREIPNPPNIHYVSIEKFPIPIGMVNRMQLEIQSVPTWEEELIKVYLPYLGKPSQKEIQLLSYQTDHPSSHHRFTLSLYLGDVISALAQVGGPIDAFYLDGFAPSKNPEMWSPSVFSELKRLSLAGTTFSTFTAAGFVKRGLEKEGFFVRKQKGFGRKREMLVGTFHG